A genomic stretch from Telmatocola sphagniphila includes:
- a CDS encoding sugar kinase, which yields MNSLNIRTDACELDFLSLGALVHRLDPGLIPFRKARSFDIHVSGGEYNVSANLADCFGLKTGVATAMVKYPIGELVQARVREAGVTPFYKWFDHDGVRGPNIATVYSDRGLGVRAPVVFYNRSNEAGSLLKPGDFDWKKIFASGVRWFHSGGIFAALSETTAELIIEGMQAAKAAGAIVSFDLNYRAKLWAAIGGLKRTHEVMGRIVENVDVLIGNEEDLQKGLGITGPDVHATSKLDPEVFFKSIDGVVHKYPNIKGVATTLREVHSTNRHEWAAVVWLNGHRYISPTTHLDVHDRIGGGDGFAAGLIYGLITGRSPEEALRLGWAHGALLTTFPGDVTMAKLEEVEAFAKGGSARVQR from the coding sequence ATGAACTCACTGAATATCCGGACCGATGCTTGCGAACTCGATTTTCTCTCTCTAGGGGCTTTAGTTCACCGGCTCGACCCGGGTCTGATTCCGTTTCGCAAAGCCCGTTCTTTCGATATTCACGTCTCCGGCGGTGAATACAACGTCTCGGCCAATCTGGCCGACTGCTTCGGCCTGAAGACCGGCGTCGCCACCGCCATGGTGAAGTATCCCATCGGCGAACTGGTGCAGGCCCGCGTTCGCGAAGCCGGCGTAACCCCGTTCTACAAATGGTTCGACCATGACGGCGTGCGCGGCCCCAACATCGCCACCGTCTACAGCGACCGCGGTCTCGGCGTTCGAGCGCCGGTCGTCTTCTACAACCGATCCAACGAAGCCGGCTCGTTGCTCAAGCCCGGCGACTTCGACTGGAAAAAGATCTTCGCCAGCGGCGTTCGCTGGTTCCACTCGGGTGGCATTTTCGCGGCCCTTTCGGAGACCACCGCGGAACTGATTATCGAAGGCATGCAGGCCGCCAAGGCCGCCGGGGCGATCGTCTCGTTCGACTTGAATTACCGGGCCAAACTCTGGGCCGCCATCGGAGGCCTGAAAAGAACGCATGAGGTTATGGGCCGAATTGTCGAAAATGTCGATGTGCTGATCGGTAACGAAGAGGATTTGCAAAAAGGTCTTGGGATCACCGGGCCGGATGTCCATGCAACCTCGAAACTCGATCCTGAGGTTTTCTTCAAGTCCATAGACGGCGTGGTTCACAAATACCCTAACATCAAAGGCGTGGCCACCACCCTTCGAGAAGTTCATTCCACCAATCGCCACGAGTGGGCTGCAGTCGTCTGGCTCAATGGGCATCGCTACATCAGTCCGACAACGCACCTGGACGTTCACGACCGCATCGGCGGTGGCGATGGCTTTGCGGCCGGTCTGATCTATGGTTTGATCACGGGCCGTTCGCCCGAGGAAGCCCTGCGGCTCGGCTGGGCTCACGGAGCCTTGCTCACCACTTTCCCCGGCGACGTCACCATGGCGAAACTCGAGGAAGTGGAAGCCTTCGCCAAAGGTGGATCTGCTCGCGTTCAACGCTAA
- a CDS encoding DUF1553 domain-containing protein, translating to MRFELRLTAFMTALLLAGWVIAQEPRDPGPIFRKIDSNSDGKLSLDEFRKLVENNPRVKDNPALAKQIFDRLDTNKDGYLSLEEFSKAPFLQGNAKGQSKKGVKQESSTKASDTPPSAEQVAFFEKKIRPVLIAECYSCHAADAKKIKGGLLLDTREATRKGGDTGPAVVPGDLNKSLLIKAIRYNDEHLQMPPKNKLSPDVVQDFETWVKMGAPDPRDGGAKAARTEIDIEKGRQFWSFQPPKKSAAPQVKDSQWAKEDLDRFVLAGLEAKGLKPVADAEPATLFRRLHLDLTGLPPAPEQVNAFLEAYASKPQATLEKTVDELLNSRHFGERWARHWLDVARYAESTGKSVNINYPFAWRYRDYVIEAFNADKPYDQFIREQIAGDLLPATDEKDKARKTVATGFLALGTKTLNERNRLQFELDVVDEQIDVVTQTFLGITAACARCHDHKFDPIPSKDYYALAGIFRSTETCYGTVTLIQARYPSALIQLPASVDLPSGLPPLSKSERETIEKQIKDFRADLGKGPLEPATLRARTQIALLEAKLAMYEKDGTPKKQAMGVREKFRTVDSPVYSRGEPEHPAEVVHRGVLQVVSKSMPTIQKGSGRKELADWIASSDNPLTARVYVNRIWLHLFGRGLVTTSDNFGATGQAPSNPELLDYLALRFIKEGWSTKKLIRELVLSHTYQLSSKFDAKNYDLDPDNVLLWRMTPARLDAEVLRDAMLTASGLIQLAPPQDSPTARAGEGFAIARRPGILGVQGQNDSHRSIYLPIIRDNLPEPLALFDAADASIVVGERANTTVPAQALFLMNSPFMIRQSEALGDRLLAASTTDSDRIRQAYLMLFNRLPNEKEMASAEEFIQQYGKSKKARTTWAAFSQAMLGSAEFLMRN from the coding sequence ATGCGATTCGAACTGCGATTAACGGCCTTTATGACTGCCCTTTTGCTGGCAGGTTGGGTGATCGCGCAGGAGCCGCGCGATCCCGGGCCGATCTTCAGGAAAATCGACAGTAATTCCGACGGCAAACTTTCGCTGGACGAATTTCGCAAACTGGTCGAAAACAACCCTCGTGTCAAAGACAATCCCGCTCTGGCAAAACAGATCTTCGATCGCCTCGATACCAATAAAGATGGTTATCTGTCGCTCGAAGAATTCAGCAAAGCCCCATTCCTGCAAGGAAACGCCAAGGGACAGTCTAAAAAAGGCGTTAAGCAGGAGTCCTCGACCAAAGCCAGCGACACCCCGCCCTCCGCGGAACAAGTCGCTTTCTTCGAGAAGAAAATTCGGCCGGTGTTGATTGCCGAGTGCTATTCCTGCCATGCGGCGGACGCCAAGAAAATCAAAGGCGGCTTGCTGCTCGATACTCGCGAAGCTACCCGCAAGGGCGGCGATACCGGCCCGGCCGTGGTTCCAGGCGATTTGAATAAAAGCCTGCTGATCAAAGCCATTCGCTATAACGATGAGCATTTGCAAATGCCGCCCAAAAACAAGCTCTCTCCCGATGTGGTCCAGGATTTTGAAACCTGGGTGAAAATGGGAGCGCCCGATCCGCGCGATGGGGGAGCGAAAGCTGCCCGAACGGAAATCGACATCGAAAAAGGCCGGCAGTTCTGGTCCTTCCAGCCGCCGAAAAAATCAGCGGCTCCCCAGGTCAAGGATTCGCAATGGGCGAAAGAGGATTTAGATCGGTTCGTACTGGCCGGGCTGGAAGCCAAGGGGCTGAAGCCGGTGGCGGATGCCGAACCGGCCACGCTGTTTCGCCGCTTGCATCTGGATCTAACCGGGTTGCCGCCCGCGCCGGAGCAGGTGAACGCATTCCTGGAGGCTTATGCGTCGAAACCGCAGGCCACGCTGGAAAAGACGGTCGATGAGCTGTTGAACTCCCGGCACTTCGGGGAACGTTGGGCCCGGCACTGGCTGGATGTCGCCCGATACGCCGAATCGACCGGCAAATCGGTGAATATCAACTATCCCTTCGCCTGGCGCTATCGGGATTATGTGATCGAGGCTTTCAACGCCGACAAGCCGTACGATCAGTTCATTCGCGAGCAGATCGCGGGCGATCTCCTTCCCGCGACCGACGAGAAAGACAAAGCCCGCAAGACCGTGGCCACCGGGTTTCTGGCCCTTGGCACCAAAACGCTGAATGAAAGGAACCGCCTGCAATTCGAACTCGATGTCGTCGACGAGCAGATTGACGTCGTGACGCAGACTTTCCTCGGAATTACCGCGGCCTGTGCCCGCTGCCACGATCACAAATTCGATCCCATTCCCAGCAAGGACTACTACGCTCTGGCGGGGATTTTCCGCAGCACGGAAACCTGCTACGGAACTGTCACACTCATTCAGGCCCGTTATCCGTCTGCCTTGATTCAACTCCCCGCGAGTGTCGATCTTCCCTCCGGTTTGCCGCCGTTGAGCAAAAGCGAACGAGAGACTATAGAGAAGCAAATCAAGGATTTTCGGGCCGATCTCGGCAAGGGCCCGCTCGAGCCGGCCACTCTCCGGGCTCGAACGCAAATCGCGCTACTGGAAGCGAAGCTGGCGATGTATGAAAAGGACGGGACACCCAAGAAGCAGGCCATGGGCGTTCGCGAAAAATTCCGAACGGTGGACAGCCCGGTTTATAGTCGCGGTGAACCGGAACATCCGGCGGAAGTCGTCCATCGGGGCGTGCTACAAGTTGTCAGCAAAAGTATGCCGACCATTCAAAAAGGAAGCGGCCGTAAAGAATTGGCCGATTGGATCGCTTCCTCCGATAATCCGCTGACGGCCCGCGTCTATGTCAATCGCATCTGGCTGCATCTCTTCGGACGCGGCCTCGTCACCACCTCCGATAATTTTGGGGCTACCGGTCAGGCGCCGAGTAATCCGGAATTGCTCGATTACCTGGCCCTGCGCTTCATTAAGGAAGGCTGGAGCACCAAGAAGCTGATCCGCGAACTGGTGTTGAGCCATACTTATCAACTGTCCAGCAAGTTCGACGCGAAAAATTACGACCTCGATCCCGATAACGTGCTGCTCTGGCGGATGACGCCGGCCCGGCTCGATGCCGAAGTACTCCGGGATGCGATGCTGACGGCCAGCGGTTTAATCCAACTGGCACCACCGCAGGACTCTCCTACGGCCCGCGCCGGGGAAGGTTTCGCCATCGCTCGGAGACCGGGAATTTTGGGAGTGCAGGGACAGAACGATTCCCACCGTTCGATTTATCTGCCGATCATTCGCGACAATTTGCCGGAGCCCTTAGCACTGTTCGATGCCGCGGATGCGAGCATCGTAGTCGGCGAACGGGCGAACACGACCGTCCCGGCGCAGGCTCTTTTTCTGATGAACAGTCCTTTCATGATCCGGCAATCGGAAGCTCTGGGGGATCGTCTGCTCGCGGCCAGCACGACTGACAGCGATCGGATTCGCCAGGCTTATCTGATGCTGTTCAATCGCTTGCCCAACGAAAAAGAAATGGCCTCGGCCGAGGAATTCATCCAACAGTACGGGAAGTCAAAGAAAGCTCGAACCACCTGGGCGGCTTTTTCTCAGGCGATGTTGGGTTCGGCCGAGTTTTTGATGCGAAACTAG
- the hslU gene encoding ATP-dependent protease ATPase subunit HslU: MDLTPRQIVAELDKYIVGQPAAKKAVAVAIRNRWRRQQLAPELRKDVTPKNIIMIGPTGVGKTEIARRLAQLIGAPFVKVEATKYTEVGYHGRDVESMVRDLLDAAINLVKQQQREQVKVRAEEKVTERLLDLLFPDDKRYDPEETSEETERRKRTREKFKAKLLAGEYEEKTVELSIEQKMVPVQVFSNMGMESMDVDLQNMFEKMMPKGTQNRTLTVAEARKVLMEQETEALIDRTSVNEKAIDLAENSGIIFIDEIDKVCGPSSSHGPDVSRQGVQRDLLPVVEGTTVSTRNGAVRTDHILFMAAGAFHVSKPADLMPELQGRFPIRVELTDLTRDDFLRILTEPKHALTKQYAQLLGTEGVQLEFTQDGIEALAEIAYEVNRTHQNIGARRLHTILERVVEEISFEGSDLTDKRVVIDAAYVQSRLGEIVKREDLSKFIL, encoded by the coding sequence ATGGATCTTACGCCAAGACAGATAGTCGCCGAATTGGACAAATACATCGTCGGTCAACCGGCGGCCAAAAAAGCAGTGGCCGTGGCCATTCGCAACCGCTGGCGCCGACAGCAGCTGGCCCCGGAACTTCGAAAAGACGTCACCCCCAAAAATATCATCATGATCGGGCCGACGGGTGTGGGTAAAACGGAAATCGCCCGCCGTCTAGCTCAGTTGATCGGTGCCCCGTTCGTCAAAGTCGAAGCCACCAAGTATACCGAAGTCGGCTATCACGGTCGGGATGTCGAGAGCATGGTTCGCGATCTGCTCGACGCCGCCATCAATCTGGTCAAGCAGCAGCAGCGCGAACAGGTCAAAGTCCGCGCGGAGGAAAAGGTCACCGAAAGATTGTTAGATCTCCTCTTCCCCGACGATAAACGCTATGACCCGGAGGAAACCAGCGAGGAGACCGAGCGAAGAAAGCGGACGCGCGAAAAATTCAAAGCGAAACTACTGGCCGGGGAATACGAGGAGAAAACGGTCGAGCTGTCCATCGAACAGAAGATGGTGCCCGTGCAGGTTTTCTCCAATATGGGCATGGAATCGATGGATGTCGATCTGCAGAACATGTTCGAAAAGATGATGCCCAAGGGCACCCAGAATCGCACCCTCACGGTGGCGGAAGCTCGCAAAGTACTCATGGAACAGGAAACCGAAGCTCTGATCGACAGGACTTCGGTTAACGAAAAGGCCATCGATCTGGCCGAGAATTCGGGCATCATCTTCATCGACGAAATCGATAAAGTCTGCGGTCCTTCCTCCTCCCATGGCCCCGATGTCTCTCGACAGGGGGTGCAGCGTGACTTGTTGCCCGTGGTGGAAGGGACGACGGTCAGCACCCGAAACGGCGCGGTCCGCACCGATCACATTCTCTTCATGGCGGCGGGGGCGTTTCACGTCTCCAAGCCGGCCGATCTGATGCCCGAACTTCAGGGCCGCTTCCCCATTCGCGTGGAACTGACCGATCTCACCCGCGACGATTTTCTGCGGATTCTGACCGAGCCGAAGCATGCTCTCACGAAACAGTATGCTCAACTGCTCGGTACCGAAGGCGTTCAACTCGAATTTACCCAGGATGGCATCGAAGCCCTGGCCGAGATCGCTTACGAAGTCAACCGCACCCACCAGAACATCGGCGCCCGCCGTTTGCACACGATTCTGGAGCGTGTCGTCGAAGAAATCAGCTTCGAAGGTTCCGACCTGACCGATAAAAGGGTGGTGATCGATGCCGCTTATGTGCAAAGCCGACTGGGTGAAATCGTCAAACGCGAAGATTTGAGCAAATTCATTCTCTAA
- a CDS encoding DUF1501 domain-containing protein, whose product MFPLNYLNDKSRRDFLKLTSAGVFGASLSGWMNVLAARADESKPTKGKAKSCILLWMDGGPSHKDTFDLKPGSKGAGDFKPIKTSASGIEISEHFPKLAQWMNKAALVRGMSTPEGAHPRAKFNLHTGYREGQGGVDYPSIGAIASMELAKKEFPLPNYVAIGGRSFGSGFLGPKYAPLIVGNPDKGVEDLKSMVSTTQFDRRVGLLEEMEQSFFGNYQADNIIDHSVNYHRAVEMMKSKEAKAFDLSKESSTVRSAYGSGTFNDGCLMARRLVEIGVPFIEVTLGGWDTHQDNFDKVKNLSGRVDQAVSALLKDLTERRLLDSTLVIWMGEFGRTPAINTRGAKPGRDHYPKAWSLMMAGGGVPGGQVIGRTDKEGAIVEEGKTSAVDFLSTVCTLMGINYKKDNTTPNGRPVRVVDKAAVPIKQIVG is encoded by the coding sequence ATGTTTCCTCTCAATTATCTGAACGACAAATCGCGACGCGATTTTCTGAAATTGACCTCGGCCGGTGTCTTCGGGGCATCGCTCTCGGGCTGGATGAATGTCCTGGCCGCCCGAGCCGACGAGTCCAAGCCGACTAAGGGCAAAGCCAAATCCTGCATTCTGCTTTGGATGGACGGCGGGCCGAGCCACAAGGACACATTCGATTTGAAACCGGGCAGCAAGGGAGCGGGCGATTTCAAACCGATCAAGACTTCCGCGAGCGGCATCGAAATCTCGGAGCATTTTCCGAAACTGGCGCAGTGGATGAATAAGGCCGCGCTGGTTCGCGGTATGAGCACGCCGGAAGGAGCCCACCCGCGAGCCAAATTCAATCTGCACACCGGCTATCGCGAAGGACAGGGAGGCGTCGATTATCCCAGTATCGGGGCCATCGCTTCGATGGAACTGGCCAAGAAAGAATTCCCGTTGCCGAACTACGTTGCGATTGGCGGCCGGAGTTTCGGCTCCGGTTTCCTCGGGCCGAAATATGCTCCCCTGATCGTCGGCAATCCCGATAAAGGGGTGGAAGATCTGAAATCGATGGTATCCACAACGCAATTTGATCGCCGCGTCGGGTTGCTGGAAGAAATGGAACAATCGTTCTTCGGCAATTATCAGGCAGACAACATCATCGATCACTCGGTGAATTACCACCGGGCCGTCGAGATGATGAAATCGAAGGAAGCCAAAGCCTTCGATCTCTCCAAGGAATCCTCGACGGTTCGCTCCGCATATGGTTCCGGCACTTTTAACGATGGCTGCCTGATGGCCCGCCGTCTGGTGGAAATCGGTGTGCCGTTCATCGAGGTGACTTTAGGCGGATGGGACACTCACCAGGACAACTTCGACAAAGTCAAAAATCTCTCGGGCCGGGTCGATCAGGCCGTGTCGGCCCTGCTGAAGGATCTCACGGAACGGAGACTTCTCGATAGCACGCTGGTGATCTGGATGGGCGAATTCGGTCGTACGCCGGCGATTAACACGCGCGGCGCCAAACCGGGTCGAGACCATTATCCGAAAGCCTGGAGCCTGATGATGGCGGGCGGCGGAGTGCCCGGCGGTCAAGTGATAGGGCGCACCGACAAAGAAGGGGCTATAGTTGAGGAAGGAAAGACTTCCGCCGTCGATTTTCTGTCGACCGTCTGCACGCTGATGGGAATCAACTACAAGAAAGACAACACGACCCCGAATGGCCGACCCGTTCGCGTGGTGGATAAAGCGGCGGTGCCGATCAAGCAGATCGTCGGGTAG
- the hslV gene encoding ATP-dependent protease subunit HslV has protein sequence MNRIHATTILAVKRDGKSAIGGDGQVTLGNIVMKNDALKVRKLLDGKVLAGFAGAAADAFALLERFETKLKDHQGSVPRAATELAKDWRTDRALRRLEAMIIVLDKDHLLLVSGTGDVIAPTDGILAIGSGGSYALAAARALMQHSKLDAGQIVKAAMEIAGELCIYTNKNISVTTLE, from the coding sequence GTGAATCGCATCCACGCCACCACAATTTTGGCTGTTAAACGCGACGGAAAATCCGCCATCGGGGGCGATGGGCAGGTTACGCTCGGTAATATCGTCATGAAAAATGACGCTCTAAAGGTGCGAAAACTGTTAGATGGTAAGGTCCTCGCGGGGTTTGCCGGAGCCGCTGCGGATGCTTTTGCCCTACTCGAGCGATTTGAAACCAAACTTAAGGATCATCAGGGATCAGTCCCCCGGGCCGCGACCGAACTGGCCAAGGATTGGCGTACCGACCGGGCCCTGCGCCGGCTCGAAGCGATGATCATCGTGCTCGACAAAGATCATTTGTTGTTGGTATCGGGCACCGGCGATGTGATCGCACCGACCGACGGCATCCTGGCGATCGGCTCCGGCGGCTCTTATGCCTTAGCGGCTGCCCGAGCGCTGATGCAACATTCGAAGTTAGACGCGGGCCAGATCGTGAAAGCGGCCATGGAGATTGCCGGCGAGCTCTGCATTTACACCAACAAAAACATCAGCGTTACGACCCTGGAGTGA
- a CDS encoding heavy-metal-associated domain-containing protein, with the protein MIRKYQTNLRCAGCVSTLKPHLESLPGLKSWSADVDSTQKTLTVEGDESVLAQVPERVSAAGYAVLKELPTSLSLGMVSEAVTPVAPALPEPGAKTYLPLILILGYLLLGVAALEVAAGHWQPMRAMRNFMAGFFLVFSFFKLLNLRAFADAYAGYDIVAHRIYAYGFVYPFIELGLGLAYLADTPITPVNVNLITFFVMAISLVGVLQTVLNKKKIRCACLGTVFNLPMSYVTIIEDGLMLAMSLIMLIAG; encoded by the coding sequence ATGATCCGAAAATACCAAACCAATCTGCGTTGTGCCGGATGCGTCTCGACCTTGAAGCCGCATCTCGAAAGTCTGCCCGGGCTAAAAAGTTGGTCGGCAGATGTCGATTCGACCCAGAAAACATTAACTGTCGAAGGGGACGAGAGCGTCCTGGCTCAGGTCCCTGAGCGAGTCAGCGCCGCCGGTTATGCGGTGCTCAAGGAATTACCAACTTCCCTGTCGTTGGGGATGGTTTCCGAAGCCGTCACACCCGTAGCGCCTGCCTTGCCTGAACCGGGAGCAAAGACCTATTTGCCGCTAATTCTCATTCTCGGCTATCTGCTCCTCGGTGTAGCGGCGCTGGAAGTTGCTGCCGGTCACTGGCAGCCGATGCGGGCTATGCGGAATTTCATGGCCGGGTTCTTTCTGGTCTTTTCCTTCTTTAAATTGCTGAATCTGCGAGCGTTCGCCGATGCCTATGCCGGGTACGATATCGTAGCTCATCGAATTTACGCATACGGATTTGTTTATCCGTTCATAGAACTCGGGTTAGGCTTGGCTTACCTGGCCGATACGCCCATAACTCCGGTGAATGTGAATCTGATCACGTTTTTCGTGATGGCGATTAGTCTGGTGGGTGTGCTGCAAACGGTGCTGAATAAAAAGAAGATTCGCTGCGCCTGCCTGGGGACGGTTTTCAATCTACCGATGAGTTACGTGACCATCATCGAAGATGGTCTGATGCTGGCGATGTCTCTGATCATGCTGATTGCCGGCTGA
- a CDS encoding arginase family protein, whose protein sequence is MSITAIVFPFDLYGSPGTRLGAENLGDALREMRSDARAETQPARSQAYRDRLKIVEIPFETLKQYRSWLARGKKLFAKQEKTFPIWLSGNHLGVLPVYESLPADTLVLQFDAHLDIFNLAGCTEELSHGNFVMHAKPCPKLINLGHRDLFLPTDHINKYYSDTFSSLELTARPESSAKKLSKLVQSAKKIWIDIDCDVFDPAYLPAVAQPEPMGLSPLAVVGLLEAVWSKKVMGISFSEYLPARDDNDCSLAALCWMLEWVLVR, encoded by the coding sequence ATGTCTATCACAGCGATCGTTTTTCCCTTCGATCTTTACGGTTCACCAGGCACCCGCTTAGGAGCGGAAAACCTCGGCGATGCCTTGCGCGAGATGCGTTCCGATGCCCGGGCCGAAACTCAACCCGCGCGCAGTCAGGCCTATCGCGATCGGCTGAAAATCGTCGAAATCCCGTTTGAGACACTTAAGCAGTATCGATCGTGGTTAGCGCGCGGTAAGAAACTATTCGCAAAGCAGGAAAAGACTTTTCCGATCTGGCTCTCCGGCAATCACCTGGGAGTTTTGCCCGTTTATGAATCACTCCCGGCGGATACCTTGGTGTTGCAGTTCGATGCCCATCTGGATATTTTCAATCTCGCCGGCTGCACCGAAGAGTTGTCGCACGGCAACTTCGTGATGCATGCAAAGCCCTGCCCGAAATTGATTAACTTGGGGCATCGCGATCTCTTTTTGCCGACGGATCATATCAACAAATACTATTCCGATACTTTTTCGAGCCTGGAACTCACGGCTCGTCCCGAGTCGAGCGCCAAGAAGCTTTCGAAACTCGTTCAGTCCGCCAAGAAAATTTGGATCGATATCGACTGTGATGTCTTCGACCCCGCCTATCTCCCCGCCGTGGCTCAACCCGAACCGATGGGATTATCGCCTTTGGCGGTAGTCGGATTGTTGGAGGCCGTCTGGTCCAAAAAGGTGATGGGAATTTCGTTCAGCGAGTATCTACCGGCGCGGGATGATAATGATTGCAGCCTGGCCGCGCTGTGCTGGATGCTGGAATGGGTGTTAGTGAGGTAA
- a CDS encoding DUF1501 domain-containing protein, with protein sequence MFLNRRTLLQTTASGFGYMAFSALAAQASAKDNKNPLAPKSPHFTPKAKHVIFLCMDGGPSHVDTFDYKPKLQSDDGKPYSRGRFNGAKLLGSPWKFKKSGQSGQMISELFPHLAQQADDLCILNGMHTDIPNHPQAFLQMHCGIFQFPRPSLGSWVLYGLGTENENLPGFITIAPPPTNGGPANYGASFLPAVYQGTKIAGNGPRQFGEDAKVANIENSKQSVFAQRQQLDFLQSLNRNALDQMGPNPNIEGLIESYELGFRMQAELPKVMDTKNESQETLKRYGIGEAETNVFGKQCLIARKMVEAGVRFVEVTKPAWDQHRNLKNDLAANCHAVDQPAAALIADLKARGLLKDTLVIWGGEFGRTPAAQGNDGRDHNSKGYSMWMAGGGVKGGLTYGKTDDYGFEAVEGKVHIHDWHATILALLGLDHEKLTCRYAGREMRLTDTKGTVVKAIMT encoded by the coding sequence ATGTTCCTGAATCGACGGACGCTATTACAGACCACCGCCAGCGGCTTCGGATATATGGCTTTTTCGGCGCTGGCCGCGCAAGCATCGGCAAAGGACAACAAGAATCCTCTCGCCCCGAAGTCGCCGCACTTCACGCCTAAGGCCAAGCATGTGATTTTCCTCTGCATGGACGGCGGTCCTTCGCACGTCGACACCTTCGACTACAAGCCGAAGTTGCAGTCCGATGACGGCAAGCCCTACAGCCGCGGCCGCTTCAACGGCGCCAAACTGCTCGGTTCCCCCTGGAAGTTCAAAAAAAGCGGACAGAGCGGGCAGATGATTTCCGAACTCTTTCCGCATCTCGCCCAGCAGGCCGACGATCTGTGCATACTCAACGGTATGCATACCGATATTCCCAATCACCCGCAGGCATTTTTGCAGATGCACTGCGGCATCTTCCAGTTTCCAAGACCTAGCCTCGGTTCCTGGGTGCTGTACGGGTTGGGCACGGAAAACGAGAATCTGCCTGGATTCATTACAATTGCTCCACCGCCTACCAATGGTGGACCAGCGAACTACGGAGCCTCGTTTCTGCCGGCCGTTTATCAGGGTACGAAGATCGCCGGGAATGGCCCGCGGCAGTTCGGCGAGGACGCCAAAGTCGCCAACATCGAGAACTCCAAACAATCGGTCTTCGCTCAACGGCAGCAACTCGATTTTCTGCAATCGCTAAATCGCAACGCACTCGATCAGATGGGTCCGAACCCCAACATCGAAGGCCTCATTGAATCGTACGAACTCGGTTTTCGCATGCAGGCCGAGTTGCCCAAGGTGATGGATACCAAGAACGAATCACAGGAAACCTTGAAGCGTTATGGCATCGGTGAAGCGGAAACCAATGTCTTCGGCAAACAGTGCCTGATCGCCCGCAAGATGGTCGAAGCGGGGGTTCGCTTCGTGGAAGTGACCAAGCCCGCCTGGGATCAGCACCGAAACTTGAAGAACGATCTGGCGGCGAATTGTCACGCGGTCGATCAACCGGCGGCCGCTTTGATTGCCGACTTGAAAGCTAGAGGATTACTGAAAGATACCCTGGTGATCTGGGGCGGCGAGTTTGGCCGTACTCCGGCCGCGCAGGGGAACGATGGCCGGGATCACAACTCGAAGGGTTACAGCATGTGGATGGCCGGGGGCGGCGTCAAAGGTGGCTTAACCTACGGCAAAACGGACGACTATGGCTTTGAGGCGGTCGAAGGAAAAGTTCACATCCACGATTGGCATGCGACGATACTGGCCCTGCTGGGATTGGACCACGAGAAATTGACCTGTCGCTACGCCGGGCGGGAAATGCGACTGACCGATACCAAGGGAACGGTAGTGAAAGCCATCATGACCTGA
- a CDS encoding zeta toxin family protein has protein sequence MATKPLFVLLGGINGAGKSSAATELIGKSSPPLIFVNADQIARGLNGFFPESVAFEAGRILVEWLNALREKRANFSVETTLSGRSYIPLIQKLKAEGYEILLHYLWPGSVELAVSRVQYRVSQGGHDIPAETIHRRYKRSLKLFWDHYRPLADRWFVYNNSGLNTASIAEGIGSAMPNVLNEDVWGRFQKEIRYEPKS, from the coding sequence ATGGCAACGAAACCGCTATTCGTGTTGCTGGGTGGAATCAATGGAGCCGGTAAATCATCCGCGGCCACGGAACTGATTGGTAAATCTTCCCCGCCTCTGATTTTCGTCAATGCCGACCAGATCGCCCGAGGACTCAATGGCTTCTTTCCGGAAAGTGTGGCCTTCGAAGCAGGCCGGATATTGGTGGAATGGCTGAATGCCTTGAGGGAAAAGAGAGCCAACTTTTCGGTGGAGACGACTCTTTCGGGAAGATCCTACATTCCTCTGATCCAGAAATTAAAAGCGGAAGGATACGAAATACTGTTGCATTACCTCTGGCCGGGATCGGTGGAATTGGCGGTTTCCCGTGTGCAGTATCGGGTGAGCCAGGGGGGCCACGATATTCCAGCTGAAACGATCCACCGCCGATACAAACGAAGCTTGAAATTGTTTTGGGATCACTATCGGCCACTGGCAGACAGGTGGTTTGTTTACAACAACAGCGGTCTTAATACTGCCTCAATTGCCGAGGGAATTGGTAGTGCAATGCCAAACGTTCTAAACGAGGATGTCTGGGGAAGATTTCAAAAGGAAATCCGATATGAACCAAAGTCCTGA